The Streptomyces griseiscabiei genome includes a window with the following:
- a CDS encoding helix-turn-helix domain-containing protein, with amino-acid sequence MSDTTPEAAKAPSRLPLDWIAASLRRERTRAGLSLSELAKRAGIAKSTLSQLESASGNPGMETLWALGVALGVPFSALIEPPVPSVQVVRAGEGPTVHSEHSSYTAVLLSASPPGARRDIYRTRLEPGSVRESEPHIPGTVEHLTVSTGRVKAGPSGEEVELGPGDYMAFRGDVPHSYEALAPGTTFVLVMQHI; translated from the coding sequence ATGTCCGACACCACCCCCGAGGCCGCCAAGGCGCCCTCCCGGCTTCCCCTCGACTGGATCGCCGCCTCCCTCCGTCGGGAGCGCACGCGCGCCGGGCTCTCCCTGTCCGAGCTGGCCAAGCGCGCGGGGATCGCCAAGTCCACGCTGTCCCAGCTGGAGTCGGCGAGCGGCAATCCGGGCATGGAGACGCTCTGGGCGCTGGGTGTGGCGCTCGGGGTGCCGTTCAGTGCGCTGATCGAGCCGCCGGTGCCGTCGGTGCAGGTCGTCCGGGCGGGGGAGGGGCCGACCGTCCACTCCGAGCACTCCAGCTACACGGCGGTCCTGCTGTCCGCGAGCCCGCCCGGCGCGCGCCGCGACATCTACCGGACCCGGCTCGAACCCGGTTCGGTACGGGAGTCGGAGCCGCACATTCCGGGAACGGTGGAGCATCTCACCGTGAGCACGGGCCGGGTGAAGGCGGGCCCGAGCGGCGAGGAGGTCGAGCTGGGCCCCGGGGACTACATGGCGTTCCGGGGCGACGTACCGCATTCGTACGAGGCACTGGCGCCCGGCACGACGTTCGTTCTGGTGATGCAGCACATCTGA
- a CDS encoding menaquinone biosynthetic enzyme MqnA/MqnD family protein — protein sequence MDNPRNRPRVGHIQFLNCLPLYWGLARTGTLLDFELTKDTPEKLSEQLVRGDLDIGPITLVEFLRNADDLVAFPDIAVGCDGPVMSCVIVSQVPLERLDGARVALGSTSRTSVRLAQLLLAESVGVRPSYYTCPPDLPLMMQEAEAAVLIGDAALRANLLDGPNLGLQVHDLGAMWKAWTGLPFVFAVWAARRDYLEREPEVTRKVHEAFLASRDLSLTEVAKVAEQAARWEAFDERVLERYFTTLDFRFGGPQLSAVSEFARRVGPTTGFPADVKVDLLS from the coding sequence GTGGACAATCCTCGCAACCGGCCGCGCGTCGGCCACATCCAGTTCCTGAACTGCCTGCCTCTGTACTGGGGGCTGGCGAGAACGGGCACGCTCCTCGACTTCGAGCTGACCAAGGACACCCCGGAGAAGCTCAGCGAGCAGCTGGTGCGCGGGGACCTCGACATCGGGCCCATCACGCTCGTCGAGTTCCTGCGCAACGCGGACGACCTGGTCGCCTTCCCCGACATCGCGGTCGGCTGCGACGGGCCGGTGATGTCCTGCGTCATCGTCTCCCAGGTCCCCCTGGAACGCCTGGACGGCGCACGCGTCGCACTGGGTTCCACCTCGCGCACCTCCGTGCGCCTGGCGCAACTGCTCCTGGCGGAGAGCGTCGGAGTGCGGCCGTCGTACTACACCTGCCCGCCCGACCTGCCGCTGATGATGCAGGAGGCGGAGGCGGCGGTCCTCATCGGTGACGCCGCGCTGAGGGCCAATCTCCTCGACGGCCCGAACCTCGGTCTCCAGGTCCACGACCTGGGCGCCATGTGGAAGGCGTGGACGGGGCTGCCGTTCGTCTTCGCGGTGTGGGCGGCGCGGCGGGACTACCTGGAGCGGGAGCCGGAGGTCACCCGCAAGGTGCACGAGGCGTTCCTGGCCTCGCGGGACCTGTCGCTGACCGAGGTGGCCAAGGTCGCCGAGCAGGCGGCCCGCTGGGAGGCCTTCGACGAACGGGTCCTGGAGCGGTACTTCACCACCCTGGACTTCCGCTTCGGCGGCCCCCAGCTGAGCGCCGTCTCCGAGTTCGCGCGCAGGGTCGGCCCGACCACCGGATTTCCGGCGGACGTGAAGGTCGACCTGCTTTCCTGA
- a CDS encoding chitinase, which produces MRNSLKPAVGLICLMALACAGCTTKTEESASPPSSSPSSPAGAPTEATEAARTATVYAPYVNATDASDLDDAGSAAAYNLAFVIAEGDGDACTPAWNGTEAIDDSAVRSRISALTSSGASVRVSFGGASGTELAQACDSASELAEAYGAALDAAGSTAADFDVEGDALKDSGSVALRSEAIALLQKDRPDLSVSFTLPVMPSGLDDDGMALLASANDKAVQVTTVNIMTMNYASSYDGDMGDYAEQAAEATHEQLMDVFGTSESTAWGALALTSMLGVNDVDNETFTLRDAAQVRAFAEEKGVAWVSMWATFRDQECGDGASDALVDCSGVDQGDGAFGEAFSG; this is translated from the coding sequence GTGAGGAATTCCCTGAAACCGGCCGTCGGGCTGATATGTCTGATGGCCCTGGCCTGCGCGGGCTGCACCACGAAGACCGAAGAGTCCGCGTCCCCGCCCAGCAGCAGCCCGTCGAGTCCGGCCGGTGCGCCGACGGAGGCGACGGAGGCGGCGAGGACGGCCACGGTCTACGCGCCGTACGTCAACGCCACCGACGCCTCCGACCTCGACGACGCCGGGTCGGCCGCCGCGTACAACCTGGCGTTCGTGATCGCCGAGGGCGACGGGGACGCGTGCACGCCCGCGTGGAACGGCACGGAGGCGATCGACGACTCGGCGGTGAGGTCCCGGATCTCGGCGCTCACCTCATCGGGGGCGTCGGTGCGGGTCTCCTTCGGCGGCGCCTCGGGCACGGAGCTGGCCCAGGCCTGCGACAGCGCGTCCGAGCTGGCCGAGGCGTACGGCGCGGCGCTCGACGCGGCCGGCTCCACCGCGGCCGACTTCGACGTCGAGGGCGACGCGCTCAAGGACTCCGGCTCCGTCGCGCTGCGCTCCGAGGCGATCGCGCTCCTCCAGAAGGACCGCCCCGACCTCTCCGTCTCCTTCACCCTCCCCGTCATGCCGTCCGGCCTCGACGACGACGGCATGGCCCTCCTCGCCTCGGCCAACGACAAGGCCGTCCAGGTCACCACCGTCAACATCATGACCATGAACTACGCCAGTTCGTACGACGGTGACATGGGCGACTACGCGGAACAGGCGGCCGAGGCGACCCACGAGCAGCTGATGGACGTCTTCGGCACGAGCGAGTCCACGGCGTGGGGGGCGCTGGCGCTGACCTCGATGCTGGGCGTCAACGACGTCGACAACGAGACGTTCACGCTGCGGGACGCGGCGCAGGTGCGGGCGTTCGCGGAGGAGAAGGGGGTGGCGTGGGTGTCGATGTGGGCCACGTTCCGGGATCAGGAGTGCGGGGACGGGGCGAGTGACGCATTGGTCGACTGCAGTGGGGTCGACCAGGGGGACGGGGCGTTCGGGGAGGCGTTCTCGGGATGA
- a CDS encoding bifunctional polysaccharide deacetylase/glycosyltransferase family 2 protein, with protein MSTTTRARRGRRRAPSKLQRATGKAAALQKPRVILALLLLLGLTSVMLLDGYLRAEVGGDQRVRTGASSSDVPEDILDGGPILTFRGGEAQTQSVPDKTIALTFDDGPNPTWTPEILDVLKKYDVPATFFVVGSMVSRYPSIVRDMVEDGHEIGIHTFTHVDLSYQSDARITREMTQTQLALAGAAGITTTLFRAPYSSETDAIDNYSWPVYKKLGEDGYTSVFVDTDSDDWKRPGVKKIIKWATPEDGKGASVLMHDAGGDRSQTVKALGTYIENMKAEGYTFTTVSGALQKDDAENGTAAGRQAGGPGGPEADGQGTPGTSDAQAAHRTATGATLYEGKALVAAVYVAEYAVPTLSVGLMVVGVAVMGRFGMMLILARRHFRERNRRRFSWGPPVTGPVSVIVPAYNEKECIANTLESLAASTHPIEVIVVDDGSTDGTSEIARTAADQLGMRNVRVIRQENAGKPAALNNGVRSASYDIVVMMDGDTVFEPDTVGKLVQPFADPGVGAVAGNAKVGNRDTVIGAWQHIEYVMGFNLDRRMYDLLRCMPTIPGAIGAFRRDAVLEVGGMSEDTLAEDTDITIAMHRAGWRVVYQEHARAWTEAPGSLKQLWSQRYRWSYGTMQALWKHRRSLTDSGPSGRFGRVGMPLVVIFQIITPVFAPLIDVFTVYAMIFVDFQASLLAWLAVLGVQLVCAAYAFKLDKEKYRYLLMLPLQQLAYRQMMYLVLIHSCVTALTGGRLRWQKLKRTGEVGTPAGAS; from the coding sequence ATGAGCACCACCACACGCGCGCGCCGCGGGCGCCGACGCGCCCCCTCCAAGCTGCAACGCGCCACCGGCAAGGCCGCCGCCCTCCAGAAACCCCGGGTCATCCTCGCCCTGCTGCTTCTGCTCGGGCTGACCAGCGTGATGCTGCTCGACGGCTATCTGCGCGCCGAGGTCGGCGGCGACCAGCGCGTGCGCACCGGAGCCAGCTCCAGCGACGTACCCGAGGACATCCTCGACGGCGGGCCCATCCTGACCTTCCGCGGCGGTGAGGCGCAGACGCAGTCCGTGCCGGACAAGACCATCGCGCTCACCTTCGACGACGGCCCGAACCCGACCTGGACCCCGGAGATCCTCGACGTCCTGAAGAAGTACGACGTCCCCGCGACCTTCTTCGTCGTCGGCTCGATGGTGTCGCGCTACCCGTCCATCGTCCGGGACATGGTCGAGGACGGCCATGAGATCGGCATCCACACCTTCACCCACGTCGACCTGTCGTACCAGAGCGACGCCCGGATCACCCGGGAGATGACCCAGACGCAGCTCGCCCTCGCGGGCGCCGCCGGCATCACCACCACGCTCTTCCGCGCCCCGTACTCCTCCGAGACGGACGCCATCGACAACTACAGCTGGCCCGTCTACAAGAAGCTCGGCGAGGACGGCTACACCAGCGTCTTCGTCGACACCGACAGCGACGACTGGAAGCGGCCCGGCGTCAAGAAGATCATCAAGTGGGCCACGCCGGAGGACGGCAAGGGTGCCTCGGTCCTCATGCACGACGCGGGCGGCGACCGCTCCCAGACGGTGAAGGCGCTCGGCACGTACATCGAGAACATGAAGGCCGAGGGCTACACCTTCACCACCGTCAGCGGCGCGCTGCAGAAGGACGACGCCGAGAACGGTACGGCGGCAGGCCGGCAGGCGGGCGGCCCCGGCGGTCCCGAAGCCGACGGGCAGGGCACCCCGGGCACTTCGGACGCGCAGGCCGCCCATCGCACCGCCACCGGGGCCACCCTCTACGAGGGCAAGGCGCTCGTCGCGGCCGTGTACGTCGCCGAGTACGCCGTACCGACGCTCTCGGTCGGTCTGATGGTCGTCGGCGTCGCGGTCATGGGCCGCTTCGGGATGATGCTCATCCTCGCCCGGCGCCACTTCCGTGAACGGAACAGACGCCGGTTCAGCTGGGGGCCACCGGTCACCGGCCCGGTCAGCGTGATCGTCCCGGCGTACAACGAGAAGGAGTGCATCGCCAACACCCTCGAATCGCTGGCAGCAAGCACCCATCCGATCGAGGTCATCGTCGTGGACGACGGCTCGACGGACGGCACCTCCGAGATCGCGCGCACGGCGGCCGACCAGCTCGGCATGCGCAACGTCCGGGTCATCCGCCAGGAGAACGCCGGCAAGCCCGCCGCCCTCAACAACGGGGTGCGCAGCGCCAGTTACGACATCGTCGTGATGATGGACGGCGACACCGTCTTCGAACCCGACACGGTCGGCAAGCTCGTCCAGCCCTTCGCCGACCCGGGCGTCGGCGCGGTCGCGGGCAACGCCAAGGTCGGCAACCGCGACACCGTGATCGGTGCCTGGCAGCACATCGAGTACGTGATGGGCTTCAACCTCGACCGGCGGATGTACGACCTGCTGCGCTGCATGCCCACCATCCCGGGCGCGATCGGCGCGTTCCGCCGGGACGCGGTGCTGGAGGTGGGCGGCATGAGCGAGGACACGCTCGCCGAGGACACCGACATCACCATCGCCATGCACCGCGCGGGCTGGCGGGTCGTCTACCAGGAGCACGCCCGCGCCTGGACCGAGGCGCCGGGCTCGCTCAAACAGCTCTGGTCACAGCGCTACCGCTGGTCGTACGGCACCATGCAGGCCCTCTGGAAGCACCGCAGGTCCCTGACGGACAGCGGCCCCTCCGGCCGCTTCGGCCGGGTCGGCATGCCGCTGGTCGTGATCTTCCAGATCATCACCCCGGTCTTCGCCCCGCTGATCGACGTCTTCACCGTCTACGCGATGATCTTCGTCGACTTCCAGGCGTCCCTGCTGGCCTGGCTGGCCGTCCTCGGCGTCCAACTCGTCTGCGCCGCCTACGCCTTCAAGCTGGACAAGGAGAAGTACCGCTATCTGCTGATGCTCCCGCTCCAGCAGCTCGCCTACCGCCAGATGATGTATCTCGTCCTGATCCACTCCTGCGTCACCGCCCTCACCGGCGGCCGGCTGCGCTGGCAGAAGCTGAAGCGCACCGGCGAGGTCGGCACCCCGGCGGGGGCGAGCTGA
- a CDS encoding acyltransferase family protein, giving the protein MGSHRRGATTAEPVGPAPTAPDDAPPRAQGRDRYFDTLRALALVRVVTYHTFGWPWAGMVFPSMGIMFALAGTLMAKSLERPASQVIRSRVRRLLPPFWFWGLFVVVAMLVHGWMPGWQIVFWVVPLGDPPGDAWGEQAWEILWYLRTYLWFVLLSPALLRLFRPAPVPVLLLSLSPVLVFHFLWEPPDDRFGNALTDLATFLFCWMLGFAHREGVLARLKPLAVTVLSLAALGFGAWYAFTHQEETGSYDLDDIPLAQAFFSAGFVTLLLYAKAYFKVDFAGLTRFRRLDRTVRVFNSRAVTIYLWHEIALILAVPLIDRFWDVPAFETYLPLESQWFMFGVGWLLIGVFVLLCGWVEDVAARKQPRLLP; this is encoded by the coding sequence ATGGGGTCGCACAGGAGAGGGGCGACGACCGCCGAACCCGTCGGCCCCGCGCCCACGGCACCGGACGACGCCCCTCCCCGGGCCCAGGGGCGCGACCGCTACTTCGACACCCTCCGCGCCCTCGCCCTCGTCCGCGTGGTGACGTACCACACCTTCGGCTGGCCCTGGGCCGGCATGGTGTTCCCCTCCATGGGCATCATGTTCGCCCTCGCCGGCACCCTGATGGCGAAGTCCCTGGAACGCCCCGCCTCCCAGGTGATCAGGAGCCGTGTCCGCCGGCTCCTGCCCCCCTTCTGGTTCTGGGGCCTCTTCGTGGTCGTCGCCATGCTGGTCCACGGGTGGATGCCCGGCTGGCAGATCGTCTTCTGGGTCGTCCCGCTGGGCGACCCCCCGGGCGACGCCTGGGGCGAACAGGCCTGGGAGATCCTCTGGTACCTGCGCACCTACCTCTGGTTCGTGCTCCTCTCCCCGGCCCTGCTGAGGCTGTTCCGGCCGGCCCCGGTCCCGGTCCTCCTCCTGTCCCTCTCGCCCGTCCTGGTGTTCCACTTCCTCTGGGAGCCCCCGGACGACCGGTTCGGCAACGCCCTGACCGACCTGGCCACCTTCCTCTTCTGCTGGATGCTGGGCTTCGCCCACCGCGAGGGCGTCCTCGCCCGGCTGAAGCCCCTCGCCGTGACCGTCCTGTCCCTGGCGGCCCTCGGCTTCGGCGCCTGGTACGCCTTCACCCACCAGGAGGAGACCGGCTCGTACGACCTCGACGACATCCCCCTCGCCCAGGCGTTCTTCTCCGCCGGCTTCGTGACGCTGCTCCTCTACGCGAAGGCGTACTTCAAGGTCGACTTCGCCGGGCTCACCCGCTTCCGGCGGCTGGACCGGACCGTCAGGGTCTTCAACTCCCGCGCGGTGACGATCTACCTGTGGCACGAGATCGCCCTGATCCTCGCCGTCCCGCTGATCGACCGGTTCTGGGACGTCCCCGCCTTCGAGACGTACCTGCCGCTGGAGAGCCAGTGGTTCATGTTCGGCGTCGGCTGGCTGTTGATCGGCGTCTTCGTGCTGCTCTGCGGCTGGGTGGAGGACGTGGCGGCCAGGAAGCAGCCGAGGCTGCTGCCGTAG
- a CDS encoding prepilin peptidase, whose amino-acid sequence MALDPWLTALTLAAALWGAATGTLLPRPAYRFTVDEDHPWRRECPAGHPLTGTANGWLGPARCQEPPACAYGPHTPAVATTTALVCAALALATGTRPELAVWLLLAPLGVLLTLVDLRAQRLPDPLTLPFAGLALTLLGAVAFVPEHAGQWRTAVYGALALGGLYFLFFLIRPAALGFGDVKLALGLGAVLGWYGWGALYLGTFAGALIGSVYTLVLAARGRAVRGQLIALGPFMITGAFTGLLLEAYAA is encoded by the coding sequence GTGGCCCTCGACCCCTGGCTGACCGCCCTCACCCTCGCCGCAGCCCTCTGGGGCGCGGCCACGGGCACCCTCCTCCCCCGCCCCGCCTACCGCTTCACCGTCGACGAGGACCACCCCTGGCGGCGCGAGTGCCCCGCCGGCCACCCCCTCACCGGCACCGCGAACGGCTGGCTCGGCCCGGCCCGCTGCCAGGAACCCCCCGCCTGCGCCTACGGCCCCCACACCCCGGCCGTCGCCACCACCACCGCCCTCGTCTGCGCGGCCCTCGCCCTCGCCACCGGCACCCGCCCCGAACTCGCCGTCTGGCTGCTCCTCGCCCCGCTGGGCGTGCTCCTCACCCTGGTCGACCTGCGGGCACAACGCCTTCCCGACCCCCTGACCCTCCCCTTCGCCGGTCTGGCCCTCACCCTCCTGGGCGCGGTCGCGTTCGTCCCCGAGCACGCGGGCCAGTGGCGCACCGCCGTGTACGGCGCGCTCGCCCTCGGCGGCCTCTACTTCCTCTTCTTCCTGATCAGACCCGCGGCCCTCGGCTTCGGCGACGTGAAGCTGGCCCTCGGCCTCGGCGCCGTCCTCGGCTGGTACGGCTGGGGCGCCCTATACCTCGGCACCTTCGCCGGCGCGCTCATCGGCAGCGTGTACACGCTGGTCCTGGCGGCCCGGGGCCGCGCCGTCCGCGGACAGCTGATCGCCCTGGGCCCGTTCATGATCACGGGCGCGTTCACCGGCCTGCTGCTGGAGGCGTACGCGGCCTGA
- a CDS encoding serine/threonine-protein kinase — MQPLDVGEPTAVGPYRLLGRLGSGGMGRVYLGRSAGGRTVAVKVVHPHFALDEEFRARFRREVDAARRVGGSWTAPVLDADPEASVPWVATGYAAGPSLAAAIADGGRLPAHSVRVLGAGLAEALSAVHALGLVHRDVKPSNVLLTVDGPLLIDFGIARATDGTASLTSTGVSIGSPGYMSPEQILGKGITGAADVFSLGAVLAYAATGQSPFPGDSSASLLYKVVHEQPELDGLEGDLRDLVEHCLGKDPAARPSPDDIARTLAPQGAARLVAAGWLPGPLVEQVGRSAVQLLNLEAAEQVPSGPVEFSSPSVGAAVDARVPSGSGVFGPPPVMSPQAGPATHVPGQRTEAAVADTAPPAPDSPPGKLSVSVAASSTTAANGRGRRVSCSVALAVAGACATVGVGVLFGLGILKGDGDNARDTAGTSPSASSSASDHAQDSEPQDGAGELPDAYLGTWKGDGYALDGNLPAGTFTVTLEQGAVGDRLGTFRSVDLLGGACDDTFVLKQVTEDHILVTSIADTKNNPKTCTSNTHEVTLTLVGSELRYTADNADAGDPTARLEKVK, encoded by the coding sequence ATGCAACCGCTCGACGTCGGCGAGCCCACGGCCGTGGGGCCCTACCGGCTGCTCGGCCGGCTCGGGTCCGGCGGGATGGGCCGCGTCTATCTGGGGCGCAGCGCGGGCGGCCGGACCGTCGCCGTCAAGGTCGTGCACCCGCACTTCGCGCTGGACGAGGAGTTCCGCGCCCGCTTCCGGCGCGAGGTCGACGCGGCCCGCCGCGTGGGCGGTTCCTGGACCGCGCCCGTCCTGGACGCGGACCCGGAGGCGTCCGTCCCCTGGGTGGCGACGGGCTACGCGGCCGGTCCCTCCCTCGCGGCGGCGATCGCCGACGGCGGCCGGCTGCCCGCCCACTCGGTACGCGTCCTCGGCGCGGGTCTCGCCGAAGCCCTCTCCGCGGTGCACGCGCTGGGCCTGGTCCACCGGGACGTGAAGCCGTCGAACGTGCTGCTCACGGTCGACGGCCCGCTCCTCATCGACTTCGGCATCGCCCGCGCCACGGACGGCACGGCCTCCCTCACCTCCACCGGCGTCTCCATCGGCTCGCCCGGCTACATGTCCCCCGAGCAGATCCTCGGCAAGGGCATCACCGGCGCGGCGGACGTCTTCTCCCTCGGCGCGGTCCTCGCGTACGCCGCGACGGGGCAGTCCCCGTTCCCCGGCGACTCCTCCGCCTCCCTCCTCTACAAGGTCGTCCACGAACAGCCCGAACTGGACGGTCTGGAGGGCGACCTCCGCGACCTGGTCGAGCACTGCCTCGGCAAGGACCCCGCCGCCCGCCCGTCCCCCGACGACATCGCCCGCACCCTGGCCCCCCAGGGCGCGGCCCGCCTCGTCGCGGCGGGCTGGCTGCCGGGCCCCCTGGTGGAACAGGTCGGCCGCAGCGCCGTTCAACTGCTCAACCTGGAGGCGGCGGAGCAGGTCCCGTCCGGGCCGGTGGAGTTCAGCAGCCCCTCGGTGGGAGCGGCGGTGGACGCGCGGGTCCCGTCCGGGAGCGGGGTGTTCGGGCCGCCTCCGGTGATGTCACCGCAGGCGGGGCCCGCGACGCACGTACCGGGGCAGCGAACCGAAGCGGCGGTGGCGGACACGGCACCACCGGCGCCGGACTCACCGCCGGGCAAGCTGTCCGTGAGCGTGGCCGCCAGCTCCACGACCGCGGCGAACGGGCGGGGCCGACGGGTGAGTTGCTCGGTCGCCCTGGCCGTCGCGGGGGCGTGCGCGACGGTGGGCGTCGGCGTCCTCTTCGGACTCGGCATCCTGAAGGGCGACGGCGACAACGCCCGTGACACGGCCGGCACGTCACCGTCGGCGAGCAGCAGCGCGAGCGACCATGCCCAGGACTCCGAACCGCAGGACGGGGCGGGCGAACTCCCCGACGCCTACCTCGGCACCTGGAAGGGCGACGGCTACGCCCTCGACGGCAACCTTCCCGCCGGCACCTTCACGGTCACCCTCGAACAGGGCGCCGTGGGCGACCGGTTGGGCACCTTCCGCTCCGTCGACCTCCTCGGCGGCGCCTGCGACGACACGTTCGTCCTCAAGCAGGTCACCGAGGACCACATCCTCGTCACCAGCATCGCCGACACCAAGAACAACCCCAAGACCTGCACCAGCAACACCCACGAGGTCACCCTCACCCTCGTGGGCTCCGAACTCCGCTACACCGCCGACAACGCGGACGCGGGCGACCCGACGGCCCGCCTGGAGAAGGTGAAGTAA
- the mqnC gene encoding cyclic dehypoxanthinyl futalosine synthase produces the protein MTEKADLQSVLDRAAEGGRITPEEALDLYRDAPLHALGSAADAVRRRRYAGTEHIATYIIERNINYTNVCVTACKFCAFYAPPKAKDKGWTRDLDDILRRCAETVELGGTQIMFQGGHHPDYGVEYYETHFAAIKKAFPQLVIHSLGASEVEHMARISKVTVEEAIQRINAAGLDSFAGAGAELLPERPRKAIAPLKESGERWLEIMETAHNLGVESTSTMLMGTGETNAERIEHLRMIRDVQDRTGGFRAFIPYLYQPMNNHLKGRTQATIFEYLRMIAISRLFMDNIAHIQGSWLTTGQDAGQLTLHYGADDLGSVMLEENVVSAAGAKHRSNLQEMIDMIRTAGRVPAQRATTYEHLVVHDDPANDPVDQRVMSHISSTAIEGGTAHPELKLLNAN, from the coding sequence GTGACCGAGAAGGCCGACCTCCAGTCCGTTCTCGACCGTGCCGCAGAGGGTGGGCGGATCACTCCGGAGGAGGCGCTCGACCTCTACCGCGACGCCCCGCTGCACGCGCTCGGCTCCGCCGCCGACGCCGTCCGCAGGCGGCGCTACGCGGGTACGGAGCACATCGCGACGTACATCATCGAGCGGAACATCAACTACACGAACGTGTGCGTCACGGCGTGCAAGTTCTGCGCGTTCTACGCCCCGCCGAAGGCCAAGGACAAGGGCTGGACGCGCGACCTCGACGACATCCTGCGCCGCTGCGCGGAGACCGTCGAACTGGGCGGTACGCAGATCATGTTCCAGGGCGGCCACCACCCGGACTACGGGGTGGAGTACTACGAGACGCACTTCGCCGCCATCAAGAAGGCGTTCCCGCAGCTGGTCATCCACTCCCTCGGCGCGTCCGAGGTCGAGCACATGGCCAGGATCTCCAAGGTGACCGTCGAGGAAGCCATCCAGCGCATCAACGCCGCCGGCCTCGACTCCTTCGCGGGCGCCGGCGCGGAACTGCTCCCCGAGCGCCCCCGCAAGGCCATCGCGCCGCTGAAGGAGTCCGGCGAGCGCTGGCTGGAGATCATGGAGACCGCGCACAACCTGGGCGTGGAGTCCACCTCCACCATGCTGATGGGCACCGGCGAGACCAACGCCGAGCGCATCGAGCACCTGCGGATGATCCGTGACGTCCAGGACCGCACCGGCGGCTTCCGGGCCTTCATCCCGTACCTGTACCAGCCGATGAACAACCACCTGAAGGGCCGCACGCAGGCCACGATCTTCGAGTACCTGCGGATGATCGCGATCTCCCGGCTCTTCATGGACAACATCGCCCACATCCAGGGCTCCTGGCTCACCACCGGCCAGGACGCGGGCCAGCTCACGCTGCACTACGGCGCGGACGACCTGGGCTCGGTCATGCTGGAGGAGAACGTCGTCTCGGCGGCCGGTGCCAAGCACCGCTCCAACCTCCAGGAGATGATCGACATGATCCGCACGGCGGGCCGGGTCCCCGCCCAGCGGGCCACGACGTACGAACACCTGGTGGTCCACGACGACCCGGCGAACGACCCCGTCGACCAGCGAGTGATGTCCCACATCTCGTCCACGGCCATCGAGGGCGGAACCGCCCACCCCGAGCTGAAGCTCCTGAACGCCAACTAG
- a CDS encoding imidazolonepropionase-like domain-containing protein: MLTIHAADEVRRTWDDDARPIKDGAVVVDGTRVVGLGTLAEVRERFPGARVRSWPGVLGPGRVHEGPLPDAPSPRERVHAVLKSGAVAVLARYADTAELRAAAQRNDVVVLPEPRPTTLVDTGRADLTVFDHSGTCMATVCAGRLVHRRR; the protein is encoded by the coding sequence GTGCTGACGATTCACGCCGCCGACGAGGTACGGCGCACCTGGGACGACGACGCGCGGCCGATCAAGGACGGCGCCGTCGTGGTCGACGGCACCCGGGTCGTGGGCCTGGGCACGCTGGCCGAGGTCCGGGAGCGGTTCCCCGGGGCCCGGGTGCGGAGCTGGCCCGGCGTCCTCGGGCCCGGCCGGGTGCACGAAGGCCCGCTCCCGGACGCCCCGTCACCCCGTGAACGCGTCCACGCGGTGCTGAAGTCGGGCGCGGTCGCGGTGCTGGCGCGGTACGCCGACACCGCCGAACTGCGTGCCGCCGCCCAGCGGAACGACGTGGTCGTGCTGCCCGAGCCCCGCCCCACGACGCTCGTCGACACGGGCCGGGCGGACCTCACCGTCTTCGACCACTCCGGGACGTGCATGGCGACCGTGTGCGCCGGGCGTCTGGTCCACCGCCGCCGCTGA
- a CDS encoding cold-shock protein → MATGTVKWFNAEKGFGFIAQEGGGPDVFVHYSAINASGFRSLEENQQVSFDVTQGPKGPQAENVTPV, encoded by the coding sequence ATGGCTACCGGAACCGTGAAGTGGTTCAACGCCGAAAAGGGCTTTGGCTTCATCGCCCAGGAAGGCGGCGGCCCCGACGTCTTCGTCCACTACTCCGCCATCAACGCGAGCGGCTTCCGTTCGCTGGAGGAGAACCAGCAGGTCTCCTTCGACGTGACGCAGGGCCCGAAGGGTCCGCAGGCGGAGAACGTCACCCCCGTCTGA